A region of Candidatus Megaera polyxenophila DNA encodes the following proteins:
- a CDS encoding deoxyguanosinetriphosphate triphosphohydrolase: MLEKYACIPEKTRGRIYPEKPTPYRNEFERDRDRIIHSNSFKRLQYKTQVFVNHEGDHYRNRLTHSIEASSIARSLCKALNLSDDLAEGVALAHDLGHSPFGHAGEEALNECMKDYGGFSHNAHSFKILTYLENKYAAYNGLNLTWEVLEGIIKHNGPLAPKDFSRYIVDYDAIHNLDLTKYSSAEAQIASLSDDIAYITHDLEDSIGAEIITYKDLEEIELLAEYIHRIRNDYKDIDKARLIYEVARKLTHHLIDSLLSQTRDNIKKYKIGTESDIRDLGRPLVEFTENTVNEVKLIKELLFKKVYKHHRVVAVTLQCQNIVKSLFKLYAENINLLPFSWRQMIKDDVNNSEMSIIADYIAGMTDRYAIKQYQSFYNLKFANADL; this comes from the coding sequence ATGCTCGAGAAATATGCGTGTATACCAGAAAAAACAAGAGGAAGAATATATCCCGAAAAACCTACTCCTTATAGAAATGAATTTGAAAGAGATCGAGATCGTATAATTCACTCCAACTCTTTTAAAAGGCTTCAATATAAAACACAGGTATTTGTTAACCACGAAGGCGATCATTATAGAAATCGCCTTACACATTCTATAGAAGCATCATCGATTGCACGATCGTTATGTAAAGCTCTTAATTTATCCGATGATCTAGCAGAAGGAGTAGCTCTTGCTCATGATCTTGGCCATTCACCTTTCGGTCATGCTGGCGAAGAAGCTTTAAATGAATGTATGAAAGATTACGGAGGCTTCTCTCACAATGCCCACTCATTTAAGATTTTAACATATTTAGAGAATAAATACGCCGCATATAATGGTTTGAATTTAACCTGGGAAGTATTAGAAGGAATTATAAAACATAACGGCCCACTTGCTCCAAAAGATTTTTCCAGATATATTGTTGACTACGACGCTATACACAATCTTGATTTAACAAAATATTCTTCGGCAGAAGCTCAAATAGCCTCTCTTTCAGATGATATAGCTTACATTACTCACGATCTAGAGGATAGTATAGGAGCTGAAATCATAACTTATAAAGACCTTGAAGAAATAGAATTACTAGCTGAATATATTCATAGAATTAGAAACGATTATAAAGATATAGATAAAGCAAGATTAATTTATGAAGTAGCACGTAAGTTAACTCATCACTTGATAGACAGCCTCTTATCACAAACAAGAGATAATATTAAAAAATACAAAATTGGAACAGAATCAGATATACGTGATTTAGGACGTCCATTAGTAGAATTTACTGAAAATACTGTTAATGAAGTTAAATTGATAAAAGAGCTCTTATTTAAAAAAGTTTATAAGCATCATCGGGTGGTAGCCGTTACGTTGCAATGTCAGAATATTGTTAAAAGTCTTTTTAAATTATACGCCGAAAATATAAACTTATTACCTTTTAGCTGGCGTCAAATGATAAAAGATGATGTAAATAATTCAGAAATGTCTATAATAGCCGATTATATAGCTGGTATGACTGATAGATATGCAATAAAACAATATCAGTCATTTTACAATTTAAAATTTGCAAATGCTGATCTATGA